The window ACCAGCGAACATGATTCCAACAAAAATCGAATCTAACTCAACTAAGCTAGACTAAAGATTACTCCTAACACCGGGCAGCCAATGAATTACAAACAAAATTGCTATGTGGCAATTGCAATTTAACAAAACGGGGACGATCGATGCACTGCCATACCATAGATTTTCAATCAGGGGCGATGGGCAGTCAACAGCTTACAGGAACTTACTTATAAAATGTTGGAAGCCGTCGTTGGTTCTCTTGGCATTGGGTCCGACTCTGGCAGCCGATTCATCCGATGGGCAACATGGTGAAGTACTGAATCTAAGCCGAGACGACACATCTGCATGTGATATTTCTCAAAGTCGTCTAAGTGGAGAGCACCATGGGGCAGGGAGGAGCAATGGAACGGATCTGGGAGTCATCAGGCAGCAGGGAAACGGATCTGGAGAGCCTGGTGAGTTTGATGTGCTGCGAAGGAGGCAACAGATGATCGCCGAGATCGGGGATGCCGGGTTGATGCGGTTGGCGGCGACAATGGGGTAGCTTCCGTGAGAGGCGAGATGAGAAGGAGAGACGGGATACGGGCAAGTGATTAGGAAGGTGAGAGGCGAGATGAGAAGGAGAGACGGGATACGGGCAAGTGATTAGGAAGGAGTTATTACGCGAGAATGGTGCAGGTAATTAGCCCCTCAGCCGATGAGATAAAACGCATCTACACCGTAAGATACGTATCTACACCGTAAGATGATTCTAATAGAATTGACGGTCACGGTCTGAAGATGGTCTCCTATCAAACTATAGATAAAAAGTGTTTCCTTTATTAAAATTATACGACTCGCTCTACCATAGATAGAAAGTGTTTCCTTTATTAAAATTATATGACTCACTCTACCAAAAAGCATTATGCCAGTCACTTTGACTAAAAGCGATCCTCGTATCTAGAAGCTAACCAATGAATATATATTGCCTATGAGCTTATCTTAGTTTATGTCTTATTTTAATATATATTTATACATTCACTTTTGTAGATCAAAGATAAAAACCTAGGCTTCAGATGGTGCTTTACAAATGTTGACAAAGCCTTTTAATGAACCGGACTGAAAACTCGCCGAGTTCTACACAATCAAAAGAGATGCATATAAATAATTGTTTTTCTTTATATATTTAATAATGCAAATATAAGTTttatatattttattttattttaatatgCACTCTTATTTTTGCAGATTATGAGAGAGCTAAAAATGGATATGTGAACGCTAAAAAAAGAATCCGTGTCGAGGTGATGGTCAGGGCGTTCTACTAGTGTAATAATAATATTTCACCTGATATTTAATTTGTGTCAACACTTCACTTCCGTTCATCCAAATTAAGCTTCTCTTTGAAGCCCCATATAGAAGGTAGGGAAACTATCACTTTCTAACTGCGCTTTTTGTAGAGAGAGCCTTCCGGAGGCACTATCACCCTGTTCACGTCTGGAGAAAAGATCACCCTGTTCACGTCTGATCCACCATCAAAGAAGATGGAGCCGCCCTGTTTGGTTCGGCCGTGGATTTTTAAAAGTAGCTGTGAAAAATCAATCTGTTGTGAAAAACAGCGGTGAAAAATTTGATGTAAAAAAGATGTCATTTGGCAAACCAGCTAatacaaccttttcagattttGACCCGCAGCGGAATCAGATTTTAAAAAGCACGTCCTGGGCTGCTTCCTTTTTTTTTTTCAGATTTTGGCAGCGAATTTCTGGAATCAGATTCTGCTGGGTTCGCCTTTTGGTTCAGATTCTGCTGTGCGGCAGCGAAATCTGTCGATAAAAACTGAACCAAACGGGCCTTTGACAGCATCGGATTCTCTTGGGTTCGCCTTTTGGTTCAGATTCTACTCCGTCGATAGAAACTGAACCAAACAGGCCTTTGACAAAGCAGGAGCAAGCAGAGGCATGACCACATAGTTCAACTTGCATTGCATGCACGTTACATTATTTATTTAACGCTTGACGCTTCCACGCGGCTACAGCGCCAAAAGCCCCTACCGAACACACAACCGTACTACTACTACCAGACTCGGCACGCCACACTTGCTCGTACAGACCACACACCACGGACACACTTCACTCTTCTTCGCGAGCTTCTCCATCCCCGATCTAGCTATTGACGATGGTACCACCTGCAACCCAGCAACACACACAAAAACGCAATGAATTTCATGGTCAAGAGATGGGAAGAATCAACAAGGTGCTGGTGAAGGGGTTACCGTTGGGGTGGATGACCTGGCCGGAGATGTAGGATGAGTCCTGCTCGCTGGCCAGGAAGACGAAGCTGGGCGCCACCTCGCTGGGCTGCCCGGCGCGCTTCATGGGCACCTCGGACCCGAACTGCTTCACCTTCTCCTCCGGGAAGGAGGCCGGGATGAGCGGCGTCCAGATGGGCCCCGGCGCGACGCCGTTGACGCGGATCCCCTTCTCCGCCAGCTGCATCGACAGCGCGCGGGTGAAGGCCACGATGGCGCCCTTGGTGGCCGTGTAGTCCAGCAGCGTCGCGTTGCCCTTGTACGCGTTCACGGAGGTGGTGTTGATGATGCTGGACCCGGGCCCCATGTGCTTCACCGCGAACTTGGCCATGAGGAAGTAGGAGAAGATGTTGGTGCGGAACACGCGCTCCAGGTCCTGCTCGCTGATCTCGGTGATGCAGGGCCGGACGTACTGCTCCGCCGCGTTGTTCACCAGGATGTCCACGCGGCCGCCGTGCGCGCTCGCCACCTCCTCCACCACCCTGCGGCAGTTCTCCTCGTACCCGAGGTCGCCCGCCAGCGCCTTGGGCTCGCCGGCGC is drawn from Aegilops tauschii subsp. strangulata cultivar AL8/78 chromosome 1, Aet v6.0, whole genome shotgun sequence and contains these coding sequences:
- the LOC109774424 gene encoding glucose and ribitol dehydrogenase homolog gives rise to the protein MSALLATPTRVQPFLLLLHHLRPNQLRPLHTTRALASFAASSPRAPPARRGTRAMASQKFPPQQQDCQPGKEHAMDPRPETLIKNYKSANKLQGKVALVTGGDSGIGRAVCLCFALEGATVNFTYVKGHEDKDAEETLQALRDIKSRTGAGEPKALAGDLGYEENCRRVVEEVASAHGGRVDILVNNAAEQYVRPCITEISEQDLERVFRTNIFSYFLMAKFAVKHMGPGSSIINTTSVNAYKGNATLLDYTATKGAIVAFTRALSMQLAEKGIRVNGVAPGPIWTPLIPASFPEEKVKQFGSEVPMKRAGQPSEVAPSFVFLASEQDSSYISGQVIHPNGGTIVNS